The following are encoded together in the Dyella terrae genome:
- a CDS encoding 3-hydroxyacyl-CoA dehydrogenase NAD-binding domain-containing protein — MNDTTPIQRVRRGVLGDVLVLAIDHPPVNALNADVRWGLLAGIQAAESLSAVKAVLIVGTGRAFIAGADIREFGKPPLLPLLPEVCQRIEDCNKPVIAAIHGAALGGGLEIALSAHYRLALDNASLGLPEVTLGLLPGAGGTQRTPRLIGTKAALDLILAGRPIDAQQALRLGLVDRVTATNDALVAGLAFANELIGAHAPVRRTCDARALHVDGPAHRQAIAAARQQMEREPKDLISPRCAIDAVEAALDEPFERGLQLERSLFLQCLNSWQRRGLVHAFFAEREAARFPGLGDAKPLPLEAVGVVGGGTMGAGITVALLDGGLAVTMIERDDIALAQGHARIEKVYEGLVSRGRLATTDKSARMARLTGSTSYESLSDADLVIEAVFEDGAVKQSVFEALSRVCKPGAVLATNTSYLDIDAIAAGTSHPASVLGLHFFSPANVMKLLEVVVPANASPETVATGLALAKKLRKIPVKARVCDGFIGNRMLAVYRAAADFMMEDGASPYQIDRALRDFGFAMGPYQVIDLAGGDIGWANRKRKAATRDPRARYVQIGDRLCERGWFGQKTGRGYYRYPEGSRQGEPDPEVEAIIAEERARAGITPRIFNDEEIVRRYLAAMINEGANVLKDGVAQRPLDIDVVLVHGYGFPRYRGGPMKHADEQGLARILADLRRFAAEDPLFWRPSPLLVGLAERGADFASLNAAF, encoded by the coding sequence ATGAACGACACCACCCCCATCCAACGTGTTCGGCGCGGAGTGCTAGGCGACGTCCTTGTGCTCGCCATTGACCACCCTCCGGTCAATGCACTCAACGCCGATGTTCGCTGGGGACTGCTGGCCGGCATTCAGGCGGCCGAATCGCTGAGCGCCGTCAAAGCCGTGCTGATCGTTGGCACTGGCCGGGCTTTCATTGCTGGCGCGGACATCCGCGAGTTCGGCAAGCCGCCACTGCTTCCGCTGCTACCGGAGGTATGCCAGCGTATCGAGGATTGCAACAAGCCGGTCATCGCCGCCATCCACGGCGCTGCGCTCGGCGGCGGCCTGGAGATCGCGCTTTCGGCGCACTATCGCCTCGCGCTGGACAATGCCAGCCTTGGCCTGCCCGAAGTCACGCTGGGTTTGCTACCCGGCGCCGGCGGCACACAGCGCACTCCGCGCCTCATCGGTACGAAAGCAGCGCTTGACCTGATCCTCGCGGGTCGCCCCATCGATGCGCAGCAAGCCCTCCGGTTAGGCCTCGTCGATCGCGTCACAGCGACCAACGATGCATTGGTCGCTGGGCTAGCCTTCGCCAACGAGTTGATCGGCGCACACGCCCCTGTGCGACGCACATGCGATGCCAGGGCACTCCATGTCGACGGCCCTGCGCATCGTCAAGCCATTGCCGCAGCCCGCCAACAGATGGAGCGCGAACCAAAGGATCTCATATCGCCAAGGTGCGCTATTGATGCGGTCGAAGCAGCGCTTGACGAGCCGTTTGAACGCGGATTGCAGCTCGAACGATCGCTGTTCCTGCAATGCCTGAATAGCTGGCAGCGACGCGGCTTGGTACACGCCTTCTTTGCCGAACGCGAAGCGGCGCGGTTCCCTGGATTAGGCGATGCCAAACCGCTTCCGCTCGAAGCCGTCGGTGTTGTCGGCGGTGGCACCATGGGCGCGGGCATCACTGTTGCACTGCTGGATGGTGGCCTCGCCGTCACCATGATAGAGCGAGACGACATCGCGCTGGCCCAGGGCCACGCCCGCATCGAGAAAGTCTATGAAGGCCTGGTTTCCCGGGGACGCCTTGCGACGACGGACAAATCCGCGCGCATGGCACGCCTTACCGGCAGCACATCGTACGAATCCTTGTCAGATGCGGATCTGGTAATCGAAGCCGTCTTCGAAGACGGTGCGGTAAAGCAGTCCGTCTTTGAAGCACTCAGTCGCGTGTGCAAGCCCGGTGCAGTGCTTGCAACCAACACTTCCTACCTGGATATCGACGCCATCGCCGCCGGCACGTCGCACCCGGCATCCGTGCTTGGGCTGCATTTCTTTTCGCCCGCAAACGTCATGAAGTTGCTCGAGGTCGTTGTTCCCGCCAACGCATCGCCGGAAACGGTAGCCACGGGACTGGCGCTCGCCAAGAAGCTTCGCAAGATCCCGGTGAAAGCCAGGGTGTGTGACGGCTTCATCGGCAATCGCATGCTCGCCGTATATCGCGCCGCCGCCGATTTCATGATGGAAGACGGCGCATCGCCGTATCAGATCGACCGCGCCCTGCGCGACTTCGGTTTCGCCATGGGTCCCTACCAGGTGATCGATTTGGCGGGCGGCGATATCGGCTGGGCCAACCGCAAGCGCAAAGCCGCCACGCGCGATCCGCGTGCGCGCTACGTGCAGATCGGCGATCGACTGTGCGAACGCGGCTGGTTCGGCCAGAAAACCGGGCGCGGTTATTACCGTTATCCCGAAGGCTCGCGCCAGGGCGAACCCGACCCCGAGGTCGAAGCCATCATCGCGGAGGAACGCGCGCGCGCGGGCATCACGCCACGCATCTTCAACGACGAAGAGATCGTGCGCCGCTATCTCGCTGCCATGATCAACGAAGGCGCCAACGTGCTGAAAGATGGCGTAGCGCAGCGTCCACTCGACATTGACGTTGTGCTCGTCCACGGCTACGGGTTTCCGCGGTATCGCGGTGGTCCCATGAAGCATGCGGACGAACAGGGCTTGGCCCGCATCCTTGCCGACCTGCGCCGTTTCGCTGCTGAAGATCCCCTGTTCTGGCGGCCGTCGCCGCTCCTGGTCGGCCTCGCCGAACGCGGCGCGGATTTCGCCAGCCTCAACGCTGCTTTCTGA
- a CDS encoding acetyl-CoA C-acyltransferase — protein sequence MRQAVIVSTARTPITKAHRGELNLTPGPTMAAFAVDAAVKRAGIDPAMIEDLILGCGYPEGVTGRNVARQTVVRAGLPVSVPGTTVNRFCASGLQAVAMAASRIVMDGADAAIAGGVESVSGIRTREDGSSGVDRWIATHKPDLYLAMIDTADVVAARYGIDREAQDRFACESQHRTEAAQKAGRYDEEIVPVTTLMSVTDKSTGTTTQREVTLTADNCNRTGTTYEALAKLEAVKGADKYVTAGNASQLSDGASACVLMEAAAAERAGLTPLGAFRGFAVAGCEPDEMGIGPVYAVPRLLARHGLTVEDIDLWELNEAFASQAIYCQQRLGIPGERMNVNGGSIALGHPFGMTGARLAGHILLEGRRRGAKYAVVSMCIAGGMGAAGLFEIY from the coding sequence ATGCGCCAAGCCGTCATCGTCTCCACCGCACGCACCCCCATCACCAAGGCCCACCGCGGCGAACTCAATCTCACGCCGGGCCCCACCATGGCTGCCTTTGCCGTGGATGCCGCCGTGAAGCGCGCCGGCATCGACCCCGCCATGATCGAAGACCTGATTCTCGGCTGCGGTTACCCCGAGGGCGTCACCGGCCGCAACGTGGCGCGGCAAACTGTTGTGCGGGCCGGCTTGCCGGTCAGCGTTCCCGGCACCACCGTCAACCGCTTTTGTGCCTCCGGATTGCAGGCCGTGGCCATGGCCGCCTCGCGCATCGTCATGGATGGTGCGGACGCAGCGATCGCCGGCGGCGTAGAAAGCGTGTCGGGCATCCGCACGCGTGAAGACGGCAGCAGCGGCGTCGATCGGTGGATCGCCACGCACAAGCCGGATCTCTACCTGGCAATGATCGATACGGCCGATGTAGTCGCCGCACGCTATGGCATCGACCGCGAAGCCCAGGACCGCTTCGCCTGCGAAAGCCAGCACCGTACCGAGGCTGCACAAAAAGCGGGGCGTTACGACGAGGAAATCGTGCCGGTGACCACGCTGATGTCCGTCACCGATAAAAGCACGGGCACAACGACGCAGCGCGAAGTCACGCTAACCGCCGACAACTGCAACCGCACCGGCACCACCTACGAAGCACTGGCGAAACTTGAAGCGGTCAAGGGTGCGGACAAATACGTCACGGCGGGCAATGCATCGCAGTTATCCGATGGCGCCTCGGCTTGCGTGCTCATGGAAGCCGCCGCCGCCGAACGCGCAGGCTTGACGCCCCTGGGTGCATTCCGTGGATTTGCCGTGGCCGGTTGCGAACCCGACGAAATGGGCATTGGTCCGGTCTACGCCGTGCCGCGGCTGCTTGCCCGGCATGGCCTGACCGTCGAAGACATCGACCTGTGGGAACTCAACGAAGCCTTCGCCTCGCAAGCCATCTATTGCCAGCAGCGCCTGGGTATTCCCGGCGAGCGCATGAACGTCAACGGCGGCTCCATCGCGCTGGGGCATCCCTTCGGCATGACGGGGGCCCGCCTCGCCGGCCACATCCTGCTCGAAGGACGCAGGCGTGGCGCCAAGTACGCCGTCGTCAGCATGTGTATTGCCGGCGGCATGGGCGCGGCAGGCCTGTTCGAAATCTACTGA
- a CDS encoding acyl-CoA dehydrogenase family protein: MDLRFTDEEQAFRQEVLQFLQSNLSPRLAEKVRHAQHLTREDMAGWHATLNVRGWLANHWPKAHGGPGWSAVQKFIFENECALAGAPRIVPFGVNMLGPVLIKFGNDAQKAHWLPRILDGSDWWCQGYSEPGAGSDLAAVKTTAVRRIDDAGDHYIVNGQKAWTTLAQYANMIFCLVRTDPTARKQEGISFLLIDMNTPGVDVRPIITLDGEHEINEVFFTDVRVPVENLVGEENRGWTYAKYLLTYERTNIAGVGFSVAAFERLKAVAARQHRHGRPLAEDPQFAARMARIEIDLENMKTTNLRVIAAVAGGGAPGAESSMLKIRGTQIRQEITSLLRRAMGVHAQPFIDDTLLADHSGDAVVPPDATTAASAYFNLRKLSIFGGSNEIQKNIIAKSILGL; this comes from the coding sequence ATGGATCTGCGCTTTACCGACGAGGAGCAGGCCTTCCGCCAGGAGGTACTGCAGTTTCTGCAGTCCAACCTGTCGCCCCGACTGGCCGAGAAAGTGCGCCATGCGCAGCACCTTACCCGCGAGGATATGGCTGGCTGGCATGCCACGCTGAATGTGCGGGGCTGGCTGGCCAATCACTGGCCCAAAGCCCATGGCGGCCCGGGCTGGAGTGCCGTGCAGAAGTTCATCTTCGAAAACGAATGCGCTTTGGCGGGTGCTCCACGCATCGTTCCGTTCGGCGTCAACATGCTGGGGCCGGTGCTGATCAAGTTCGGCAACGACGCGCAGAAGGCGCACTGGTTGCCACGCATCCTCGATGGCTCCGATTGGTGGTGCCAGGGCTACTCCGAACCGGGTGCCGGCTCGGACCTCGCCGCCGTCAAGACCACGGCCGTGCGCCGCATCGACGATGCCGGCGACCATTACATCGTCAACGGCCAGAAAGCCTGGACCACCCTGGCCCAGTACGCCAACATGATCTTCTGCCTGGTGCGCACCGATCCCACCGCACGCAAGCAGGAGGGCATCAGCTTCCTGTTGATCGACATGAACACGCCCGGCGTGGACGTACGCCCCATCATCACGCTGGATGGCGAGCACGAAATCAATGAAGTGTTTTTCACCGACGTGCGCGTGCCCGTGGAAAACCTGGTGGGCGAGGAAAACAGGGGCTGGACCTACGCCAAGTACCTGCTTACCTACGAGCGCACCAATATTGCCGGGGTCGGCTTCTCCGTTGCGGCGTTCGAACGTCTGAAGGCCGTCGCGGCCCGCCAGCATCGCCACGGTCGCCCGTTGGCGGAGGATCCACAGTTCGCGGCCCGCATGGCGCGCATCGAAATCGACCTCGAGAACATGAAGACCACAAACCTGCGCGTGATCGCCGCGGTTGCCGGCGGTGGAGCACCGGGTGCCGAGAGTTCCATGCTCAAGATCCGCGGTACGCAGATCCGACAGGAGATCACCTCGCTGTTGCGCCGGGCCATGGGCGTCCATGCACAGCCTTTCATCGACGACACGCTGCTTGCAGACCACAGCGGCGATGCCGTGGTGCCACCGGACGCAACCACGGCGGCCAGTGCGTACTTCAACCTGCGCAAGCTGTCGATCTTTGGCGGATCCAACGAGATCCAGAAGAACATCATCGCCAAGTCCATACTTGGACTGTGA
- a CDS encoding acyl-CoA dehydrogenase family protein, translating into MNFQPTEDQQLLADSLGRYIATRYDFATRDRIAHSKRGYDVDQWRQFGELGVIGALFDESNGGYGGDPFDIAMVFEALGRALVVEPFLDSLMVGRAIARFGNTDQRTLLAAIIHGETHLAWAHDEPGSHYETSRVATLATAAGDGWFITGAKAVVQHGNTASHLLVSARTSGDTESEQGITLFLLPRDTAGLELRDYPKIDGGRTAEVVLNHVRAEHDAVVGKVGLGSDVLEYVQGYGVLALCAEALGAMEVAKVQTLDYLRTRKQFGQPIGSFQALQHRMADLLIEIEQARSAVINAAAAMHGHRYERERALSAAKVSMGHIGTRVAEECIQLHGGIGMTWELPLSHYAKRLVMIDHQLGDEDHHLARYMALGRGETP; encoded by the coding sequence ATGAATTTTCAGCCTACCGAAGACCAGCAACTTCTCGCCGACAGCCTGGGTCGCTATATCGCCACCCGTTACGACTTTGCCACGCGCGACCGCATTGCGCACAGCAAGAGGGGATATGACGTCGATCAGTGGCGTCAGTTCGGCGAGCTTGGCGTCATCGGCGCACTCTTCGACGAATCGAATGGGGGCTACGGTGGTGATCCGTTCGATATCGCCATGGTCTTCGAGGCATTGGGCCGGGCGTTGGTAGTCGAGCCATTCCTCGACAGCCTCATGGTCGGCCGAGCGATCGCTCGGTTCGGCAATACCGACCAGAGGACGCTGCTTGCCGCCATCATCCATGGCGAGACGCATCTGGCTTGGGCACACGACGAACCAGGCAGCCACTACGAAACATCGCGGGTCGCCACACTAGCCACGGCAGCTGGTGACGGTTGGTTCATCACGGGCGCAAAGGCGGTCGTACAGCATGGCAATACGGCATCACACTTGCTGGTATCTGCCCGTACGTCGGGTGATACGGAGAGCGAACAAGGTATCACCCTGTTTCTGCTACCACGCGATACCGCGGGTCTTGAACTGCGCGACTACCCCAAGATCGATGGTGGCCGCACCGCAGAAGTCGTGTTGAACCATGTGCGGGCGGAACATGACGCCGTGGTGGGCAAGGTCGGTCTCGGCAGCGACGTGCTGGAATACGTGCAGGGCTATGGCGTGCTGGCGCTCTGCGCCGAGGCATTGGGCGCCATGGAGGTCGCCAAGGTCCAGACCCTCGACTACTTGCGCACGCGCAAACAGTTCGGGCAGCCGATCGGCAGCTTTCAGGCATTGCAGCATCGCATGGCCGACCTGCTGATCGAGATCGAACAGGCACGCTCTGCTGTCATCAATGCCGCGGCAGCCATGCACGGTCACCGCTACGAACGAGAGCGTGCACTATCGGCCGCCAAGGTCAGCATGGGTCACATCGGCACCCGAGTGGCCGAGGAGTGCATCCAGTTGCACGGAGGTATCGGCATGACATGGGAACTGCCGCTGTCGCACTACGCCAAACGCCTGGTCATGATCGATCACCAACTGGGCGACGAAGATCATCACCTCGCCCGCTACATGGCCTTGGGTCGCGGCGAAACACCCTAA
- a CDS encoding electron transfer flavoprotein subunit alpha/FixB family protein, producing MTAPTKVLVIAEHDHVSLKKATRHAVTAALACGSDVHVLVAGHGAEGVALEASRLSGVSHVLHADGPALADHLAENLSTQVLALAHSYSHVLFPATSNGKNVAPRVAALLDVAQISDIISVIDAQTFERPIYAGNAIATVRSGDKVKIITVRTSAFDAVDAEGGAASIERMVTVDDSGLSTLMGREVARSERPELASARIVVSGGRALGSSEKFLDVLTPLADKLNAALGASRAAVDAGYAPNDWQVGQTGKIVAPQLYIACGISGAIQHQAGMKDSKVIVAINKDPEAPIFEIADYGLEADLFDVVPQLAAAL from the coding sequence ATGACGGCGCCCACGAAAGTACTGGTGATCGCGGAGCACGATCACGTTTCCCTCAAGAAGGCGACGCGGCACGCCGTAACGGCGGCGCTGGCCTGCGGCAGCGACGTGCACGTGCTGGTGGCAGGGCATGGTGCGGAAGGCGTTGCGCTTGAGGCCTCGCGCCTGTCTGGCGTCAGCCATGTGTTGCATGCCGATGGGCCTGCGTTGGCCGATCACCTCGCGGAGAACCTATCCACACAGGTATTGGCCCTCGCGCACAGCTACTCCCACGTGCTGTTTCCTGCCACGAGCAATGGCAAGAACGTGGCTCCCCGCGTGGCTGCCTTGCTCGACGTAGCACAGATTTCCGACATCATCAGCGTGATCGATGCGCAGACTTTCGAAAGGCCAATCTATGCGGGCAACGCCATTGCCACCGTGCGCAGCGGAGACAAGGTCAAGATCATCACCGTGCGTACCTCGGCGTTCGATGCGGTCGACGCAGAGGGCGGTGCGGCCAGCATCGAGCGGATGGTCACCGTGGACGACAGCGGACTATCGACGCTGATGGGACGCGAAGTGGCCCGGAGCGAACGGCCCGAACTGGCGAGCGCGCGCATTGTGGTCAGCGGTGGCCGTGCGCTGGGCAGCAGCGAAAAGTTCCTGGACGTGCTCACCCCGCTGGCGGACAAGTTGAACGCCGCGCTGGGCGCCAGTCGCGCCGCGGTCGATGCCGGCTATGCGCCCAACGACTGGCAGGTGGGGCAGACCGGCAAGATCGTTGCGCCACAGCTCTACATCGCTTGCGGTATCTCCGGCGCCATCCAGCATCAGGCCGGCATGAAGGATTCGAAAGTGATCGTGGCGATCAACAAAGACCCGGAGGCGCCGATTTTCGAGATCGCCGATTACGGTCTGGAGGCGGATCTGTTCGACGTCGTGCCACAGTTGGCGGCTGCACTCTGA
- a CDS encoding electron transfer flavoprotein subunit beta/FixA family protein, whose translation MKVLVAVKRVVDFNVKIRVKPDGSGLDLAGVKMSMNPFDEIAVEEAVRLKEQGVASEVIAVSCGSAACQETLRSALALGADRAMLVETDVELEPLAVAKLLASIAEREQPQMIILGKQAIDDDCNQVGQMLAALTAMPQATFVSKVTVNDRHATVTREVDGGLETLRLRLPAVITTDLRLNEPRYATLPNIMKAKKKPLDVLTPAELGIDVTPRLALLKLAEPPRRSAGIRVPDVATLLEKLKNEAKVI comes from the coding sequence ATGAAGGTATTAGTCGCGGTCAAACGCGTGGTGGACTTCAACGTCAAGATCCGGGTGAAACCTGATGGTTCAGGCCTGGATCTGGCCGGCGTGAAGATGAGCATGAATCCCTTCGACGAGATCGCCGTCGAAGAAGCGGTGCGCCTGAAGGAGCAGGGCGTAGCTAGCGAGGTGATTGCCGTATCGTGTGGCAGCGCGGCGTGCCAGGAGACGCTGCGAAGCGCGCTGGCATTGGGGGCCGACCGCGCCATGCTGGTGGAAACCGATGTCGAACTGGAACCGCTGGCCGTGGCCAAGTTGCTGGCCAGCATTGCGGAGCGCGAGCAGCCGCAGATGATCATCCTCGGCAAGCAGGCGATCGACGATGACTGCAATCAGGTGGGCCAGATGCTGGCGGCGCTCACCGCCATGCCGCAGGCTACTTTCGTCAGCAAAGTGACGGTAAATGACAGACACGCCACGGTAACGCGCGAAGTCGACGGCGGGCTGGAAACGCTGCGCTTGCGGCTACCCGCCGTGATCACCACCGACCTGCGCCTCAACGAGCCGCGCTACGCCACGCTGCCCAACATCATGAAGGCGAAGAAAAAGCCTTTGGATGTCCTTACGCCTGCCGAGCTTGGCATTGACGTGACACCGCGACTCGCGTTGCTCAAGTTGGCCGAACCGCCGCGTCGCAGCGCGGGCATTCGCGTGCCTGACGTGGCGACGCTGCTGGAGAAGTTGAAGAACGAAGCCAAGGTCATCTGA
- a CDS encoding CaiB/BaiF CoA transferase family protein codes for MGVLSGIRVLEFEGIGPGPFAGMLLADMGADVLRIDRPVPPEDLGPRRSGKRIDVPARGRRSVMLDLKRPDAADAALSLMARADVIIEGYRPGTMERLGLGPDVALKHHPKLVYGRMTGWGQSGPLASCAGHDLNYIALSGVLSGIGRRGEAPVPPLNLVGDYGGGGMLLALGIVAALLNVQRGGGGQVVDAAMSEGAAQLGAVIWGLLAAGHWKEERASNLLDGGTPWYDSYRTRDGGYMAVGAVEARFYASLLDKLGLSGVDLPEQHDRAGWPVLRQHFENVFASRTRDEWCAVFDGSDACVSPVLAFSEAPGHPHHQARGSFVEVDGVVQPAPAPRFSATPSTVKGPAPARGERGLEALMDWGFDEQAVTQLREQGLDYRL; via the coding sequence ATGGGTGTACTGAGCGGTATTCGGGTGCTGGAATTCGAAGGGATCGGGCCCGGCCCGTTTGCCGGCATGTTGTTGGCGGACATGGGGGCCGATGTCTTGCGCATCGATCGTCCGGTGCCGCCTGAGGACCTGGGACCCAGGCGCTCAGGTAAGCGCATCGACGTGCCCGCGCGCGGGCGACGCTCCGTCATGCTGGATCTCAAGCGGCCCGACGCGGCAGATGCTGCACTGTCGCTCATGGCGCGGGCAGACGTAATCATCGAGGGCTATCGACCAGGCACGATGGAGCGTCTGGGGCTCGGGCCCGATGTAGCCCTGAAACACCATCCGAAACTGGTTTACGGCCGCATGACGGGATGGGGGCAGAGCGGGCCGTTGGCATCGTGTGCTGGTCACGATCTCAACTACATCGCCTTGTCCGGCGTGCTGTCGGGCATCGGCCGACGCGGCGAGGCGCCGGTGCCGCCACTCAACTTGGTGGGTGATTACGGCGGTGGCGGCATGTTGCTGGCGCTCGGCATCGTCGCTGCACTCCTGAACGTGCAGCGCGGCGGTGGTGGCCAGGTGGTGGACGCCGCCATGAGCGAAGGCGCAGCCCAGCTTGGCGCCGTCATCTGGGGGCTGCTTGCCGCAGGGCACTGGAAGGAGGAGCGGGCCAGCAACCTGCTCGATGGCGGCACGCCTTGGTACGACAGCTACCGGACGCGCGATGGTGGCTACATGGCCGTCGGTGCGGTCGAAGCACGCTTCTACGCCAGCCTGCTCGACAAACTGGGCCTGAGCGGTGTCGATCTGCCCGAGCAACATGATCGCGCCGGCTGGCCTGTGCTGCGCCAGCACTTCGAGAACGTCTTCGCCAGTCGCACGCGCGACGAATGGTGCGCAGTGTTTGATGGCAGCGATGCCTGCGTGTCGCCCGTTCTCGCTTTTTCCGAAGCGCCCGGACATCCACACCACCAGGCCCGAGGCAGCTTCGTCGAAGTGGACGGCGTGGTGCAGCCCGCGCCCGCACCGCGCTTTTCCGCAACGCCTTCAACCGTGAAAGGGCCTGCGCCGGCGCGGGGCGAAAGGGGGCTGGAAGCTCTCATGGATTGGGGTTTTGACGAACAGGCCGTGACGCAGTTGCGCGAACAAGGCTTGGATTACCGGTTGTGA
- a CDS encoding aldehyde dehydrogenase family protein, with the protein METLDSFYIDGQWVAPAAGAATTSIVNPADESVIGTLSLGSEADVDRAVAAAHAAWPAWAQTSREERIAILERMAALYRDRLGEIAQAVCTEMGAPLWLCHELQAAVGLVQIQAAISALRELAFDTVQGTTQIVREPVGVVALITPWNWPLNQMAAKVAPALAAGCTVVLKPSEITPLDARIFAQIVHEAGVPAGVFNMIYGEGKVVGSALARHPDVDMISITGSTRAGIDVATQAAPTVKRVTQELGGKSPNLILDDADLKTAVSAGVISCMINSGQTCIAPTRMLVPRSRYEEALAIAAATAHALVVGDPKEPTSKLGPIANRGQYERVQHMIEIGIKEGARIVAGGPGRPPGLTRGYYARPTIFADVTTDMTIARDEIFGPVLVIMPYDTEEDGIAIANDTPYGLAAYVWSADVARARRVARRIRAGAVQINGARLDLTAPFGGMKASGNGREFGTAGLAEFLEYKSLAGAA; encoded by the coding sequence ATGGAAACCCTGGACAGCTTCTATATCGACGGTCAGTGGGTGGCTCCAGCTGCCGGCGCCGCTACCACGAGCATCGTCAATCCTGCCGATGAAAGTGTGATCGGGACACTCTCCCTCGGAAGCGAAGCAGACGTGGATCGCGCCGTCGCAGCCGCCCACGCCGCATGGCCGGCGTGGGCGCAGACCAGCCGCGAGGAACGCATCGCGATACTTGAACGAATGGCCGCGCTCTATCGCGACCGCCTCGGGGAAATCGCCCAGGCTGTGTGCACGGAAATGGGTGCACCGTTATGGCTGTGCCACGAACTGCAGGCCGCCGTGGGGCTGGTGCAGATCCAGGCCGCCATTTCGGCGTTGCGCGAACTTGCTTTTGACACCGTGCAAGGCACCACGCAGATCGTGCGCGAACCCGTGGGCGTAGTGGCCTTGATCACGCCATGGAACTGGCCGCTCAACCAGATGGCCGCCAAGGTGGCGCCGGCACTGGCTGCCGGTTGCACCGTCGTGCTCAAGCCGTCGGAGATCACGCCGCTCGACGCGCGGATTTTTGCGCAGATCGTGCACGAGGCCGGCGTACCTGCCGGCGTGTTCAACATGATCTACGGCGAAGGCAAAGTCGTAGGCAGCGCCCTCGCCCGCCATCCGGATGTGGACATGATCTCCATCACCGGTTCCACCCGCGCAGGCATCGACGTCGCCACGCAGGCAGCGCCAACGGTCAAGCGCGTCACACAGGAACTGGGCGGCAAGTCGCCCAACCTGATCCTGGACGATGCGGACCTGAAAACCGCTGTGTCCGCTGGCGTCATCAGTTGCATGATCAACAGCGGGCAGACCTGCATTGCACCAACGCGCATGCTGGTGCCGCGCTCGCGCTACGAGGAGGCATTGGCCATCGCCGCGGCGACCGCCCATGCCCTCGTGGTGGGTGATCCGAAGGAACCCACCAGCAAGCTTGGCCCTATCGCCAACAGGGGCCAGTACGAGCGTGTGCAGCACATGATCGAGATTGGCATCAAGGAAGGCGCACGCATCGTGGCAGGTGGCCCGGGACGTCCACCGGGGCTCACGCGCGGTTACTACGCGCGTCCCACCATCTTCGCGGACGTCACCACCGACATGACGATTGCACGCGACGAAATCTTCGGTCCCGTGCTGGTCATCATGCCGTACGACACCGAAGAGGATGGCATTGCCATCGCCAACGATACGCCCTACGGGCTGGCCGCCTATGTGTGGTCCGCCGACGTGGCGCGTGCGCGCCGCGTGGCGCGTCGCATCCGTGCCGGTGCTGTGCAGATCAACGGCGCACGCCTCGACCTCACCGCGCCTTTCGGCGGCATGAAGGCTTCCGGCAATGGTCGTGAATTCGGCACAGCGGGCCTGGCCGAATTCCTCGAATACAAATCGCTGGCCGGCGCCGCCTGA